In Notolabrus celidotus isolate fNotCel1 chromosome 22, fNotCel1.pri, whole genome shotgun sequence, one genomic interval encodes:
- the LOC117806257 gene encoding lysophosphatidylserine lipase ABHD12-like: MKSAVIYLITAYASVPVILYVFPWILGHVIYSHMLRFPFFVDLGRPEDTLNHTCNFYLDTEEGVSVGVWHTLPVSQWEKAAGRSPERCWETLGDGSPVIIYLHGNLGTRAIHHRVELVKILSAAGFHVLSLDYRGFGDSTGEPSEAGLTRDALYLYEWAKKQSGGGLVCLWGHSLGSGVATNTAVKVQEQGSSVDAVILEAPYTRIGEVVRIHPLAQMYMFLPGFESLIWSILEKNNIVFANDENLKTVTSPLLVLHAEDDNIVPYHMGLKLYQISLQAKEEQNSAVPVEMISYKANLGFSHNNIYLDPNLTNVLGKFLQNLKQ, from the exons ATGAAGAGCGCGGTGATATATCTGATCACTGCCTACGCTTCAGTGCCCGTCATCCTCTACGTGTTCCCCTGGATTCTGGGACATGTCATATACTCTCACATGT TGAGGTTCCCATTCTTCGTGGATCTGGGCCGACCTGAAGACACCCTGAACCACACGTGTAACTTCTACCTGGACACGGAGGAGGGGGTCTCTGTGGGGGTGTG GCACACGCTCCCCGTCAGCCAATGGGAGAAGGCCGCGGGGAGAAGCCCGGAGCGGTGCTGGGAGACACTGGGAGACGGCAGTCCTGTTATTATCTATCTCCATGGCAACTTAGGAACCAG GGCCATACATCACAGGGTGGAGCTGGTGAAG attttAAGTGCTGCAGGGTTTCACGTCCTGTCTTTAGACTACAGAG GTTTTGGAGACTCCACCGGTGAGCCCAGTGAAGCCGGACTGACCCGTGACGCCCTCTACCTGTACGAGTGGGCAAAGAAACAGAGCGGAGGGGGACTGGTCTGTCTGTGGGGACACTCCCTTGGATCTGG ggTGGCGACGAATACTGCGGTGAAAGTCCAAGAACAAG GGTCCTCTGTGGATGCTGTAATCCTTGAAGCTCCGTACACCAGAATTGGAGAAGTCGTGCGCATCCATCCTCTCGCTCAG atGTACATGTTCCTTCCAGGATTTGAGAGCTTGATTTGGAGCATTTTGGAGAAGAACAACATCGTGTTTGCAAACGATGAAAA tttgaaGACGGTGACGAGTCCACTCCTCGTTCTGCATGCAGAGGATGACAACATAGTTCCCTATCACATGGGTCTGAAG CTGTACCAGATCTCCCTGCAGGCGAAGGAAGAGCAGAACTCAGCTGTTCCAGTTGAAATGATctcctacaaagctaatctggGATTCTCCCACAACAACATCTACTTAGACCCTAATCTGACAAACGTGCTGGG GAAATTTCTACAAAACTTGAAGCAGTGA